From Macaca mulatta isolate MMU2019108-1 chromosome 1, T2T-MMU8v2.0, whole genome shotgun sequence, the proteins below share one genomic window:
- the GPR153 gene encoding putative G-protein coupled receptor 153, translated as MSDERRLPGSAVGWLACGGLSLVANAWGILSVGAKQKKWKPLEFLLCMLAATHMLNVAVPIATYSVVQLRRQRPDFEWNEGLCKVFVSTFYTLTLATCFSVTSLSYHRMWMVCWPVNYRLSNAKKQAVHTVMGIWMVSFILSALPAVGWHDTSERFYTHGCRFIVAEIGLGFGVCFLLLVGGSVTMGVVCTAIALFQTLAVQVGRRADRRAFTVPTIVVEDAQGKRRSSIDGSEPAKTSLQITGLVTTIVFIYDCLMGFPVLVVSFSSLRADASAPWMALCVLWCSVAQALLLPVFLWACDRYRADLKAVREKCMALMANDEESDDETSLEGGISPDLVLERSLDYGYGGDFVALDRMAKYEISALEGGLPQLYPLRPLQEDKMQYLQVPPTRRFSHDDADVWAAVPLPAFLPRWGSGEDLAALAHLMLPAGPERRRASLLAFAEDAPPSRARRRSAESLLSLRPSALDSGLRRACDSPPGSPRRRPGPGPRSASASLLPDAFALTAFECEPQALRRPPGPFPAAPAIPDGIDPGEAPTPPSSAQRSPGPRPAAHPHAGFLRPGLSASWGEPGGLRTEGGGGSTSSFLSTPSESSGYATLHSDSLGSAS; from the exons ATGAGTGATGAGCGGCGGCTGCCTGGCAGTGCAGTGGGCTGGCTGGCATGTGGGGGCCTCTCCCTGGTGGCCAATGCCTGGGGCATCCTCAGCGTTGGCGCCAAGCAGAAGAAGTGGAAGCCCCTGGAGTTCCTGTTATGTATGCTTGCGGCCACCCACATGCTCAACGTGGCTGTGCCCATTGCCACCTACTCCGTGGTGCAGCTGCGGCGGCAGCGCCCCGACTTCGAGTGGAATGAGGGTCTCTGCAAGGTCTTCGTGTCCACCTTCTACACCCTCACCCTGGCCACCTGTTTCTCTGTCACTTCCCTCTCCTACCACCGCATGTGGATGGTCTGCTGGCCCGTCAACTACCG GCTAAGCAATGCCAAGAAGCAGGCGGTGCACACAGTCATGGGTATCTGGATGGTGTCCTTCATCCTGTCGGCCCTGCCTGCCGTTGGCTGGCACGACACCAGCGAGCGCTTCTACACCCATGGCTGCCGCTTCATTGTGGCTGAGATCGGCCTGGGCTTCGGCGTCTGCTTCCTGCTGCTGGTGGGCGGCAGCGTGACCATGGGCGTGGTCTGCACAGCCATCGCCCTCTTCCAGACGCTGGCCGTGCAGGTGGGGCGCCGGGCTGACCGCCGCGCCTTCACTGTGCCCACCATCGTGGTGGAGGATGCGCAGGGCAAGCGGCGCTCCTCCATCGATGGCTCAGAGCCCGCCAAAACCTCTCTGCAGATCACGGGCCTCGTGACCACCATAGTCTTCATCTACGACTGCCTCATGGGCTTCCCTGTGCTG GTGGTGAGCTTCAGCAGCCTGCGGGCCGACGCCTCAGCGCCCTGGATGGCGCTCTGCGTGCTGTGGTGCTCCGTGGCCCAGGCCCTGCTGCTGCCTGTGTTCCTCTGGGCCTGCGACCGCTACCGGGCCGACCTCAAGGCTGTCCGGGAGAAGTGCATGGCCCTCATGGCCAATGACGAGGAGTCAGATGACG agaccagcctggaaggTGGCATCTCCCCGGATCTGGTGTTGGAGCGCTCCCTGGACTATGGCTATGGAGGTGACTTTGTGGCCCTAGATAGGATGGCCAAGTATGAGATCTCTGCCCTGGAGGGGGGCCTGCCCCAGCTCTACCCGCTGCGGCCCCTGCAGGAGGACAAGATGCAGTACCTGCAG GTCCCGCCCACGCGGCGCTTCTCCCATGACGACGCGGACGTGTGGGCCGCCGTCCCGCTGCCCGCCTTCCTGCCGCGCTGGGGCTCCGGCGAGGACCTGGCCGCCCTGGCGCACCTGATGCTGCCCGCCGGGCCTGAGCGGCGCCGCGCCAGCCTGCTGGCCTTTGCGGAGGACGCACCCCCGTCCCGCGCGCGCCGCCGCTCGGCCGAGAGCCTGCTGTCGCTGCGGCCCTCGGCCCTGGACAGCGGCCTGCGGCGAGCCTGCGACTCGCCCCCAGGCAGCCCGCGCCGCCGCCCCGGGCCCGGCCCCCGCTCCGCCTCGGCCTCTCTACTGCCCGATGCCTTCGCCCTGACCGCCTTCGAGTGCGAGCCACAAGCCCTGCGCCGCCCGCCCGGGCCCTTCCCCGCTGCACCTGCCATCCCCGACGGCATCGATCCCGGAGAGGCCCCGACGCCCCCAAGCAGCGCCCAGCGGAGCCCCGGGCCACGCCCCGCTGCGCACCCGCACGCCGGCTTTCTGCGCCCCGGCCTGAGCGCATCGTGGGGCGAGCCCGGGGGGCTGCGCACGGAGGGCGGCGGCGGCAGCACCAGCAGCTTCTTAAGCACCCCCTCCGAATCCTCGGGCTACGCCACGCTTCACTCGGACTCGCTGGGCTCTGCGTCCTAG
- the HES3 gene encoding transcription factor HES-3 produces the protein MEKKRRARINVSLEQLKSLLEKHYSHQIRKRKLEKADILELSVKYMRSLQNSLQGLWPVPSGAEHPSGFRSCLPGVSQLLRRGDEVGGGLLCPLVPERAAGSTMDSAGLVQEAPAPYGPCTPAVWAPAPAAGGPRSPPPPLLLPGGLPGSSASVPPPQPASSCCAESPGLGLRVWRPW, from the exons ATGGAGAAAAAGCGACGGGCACGCATCAACGTGTCACTGGAGCAGCTGAAGTCGCTGCTGGAGAAACACTACTCGCACCAG ATCCGGAAGCGCAAGTTGGAGAAGGCCGACATCCTGGAGTTGAGCGTGAAGTACATGAGAAGCCTTCAGAACTCCTTGCAAG GGCTCTGGCCTGTGCCCAGCGGAGCCGAGCACCCGTCGGGCTTCCGCAGCTGCCTGCCCGGCGTGAGCCAGCTCCTTCGGCGCGGAGATGAGGTCGGCGGCGGCCTGCTCTGCCCCCTGGTGCCGGAGCGGGCCGCCGGCAGCACCATGGACAGCGCCGGGCTGGTGCAGGAGGCGCCCGCGCCGTACGGCCCCTGCACCCCCGCCGTCTGGGCTCCTGCTCCGGCCGCCGGCGGCCCGCGGTCCCCACCACCCCCGCTCCTCCTCCCCGGAGGTCTCCCCGGCTCGTCCGCCAGCGTTCCCCCGCCGCAGCCAGCGTCGAGTTGCTGCGCCGAGAGCCCTGGGCTGGGCCTGCGCGTGTGGCGGCCCTGGTGA